From one bacterium genomic stretch:
- a CDS encoding lamin tail domain-containing protein, which produces MSTLRMLIVNFAFIFLTAAPPVALCGLTISEVMFDPQGDESTDEFIELYNDSALPVDLRGWTISDGSGTDTLADVGHGLFAGPRQFVLVIDPDYITEGSLTYDDLIDESALVVSLSGSTFGNRGLSNSSSETLSLYTNLGVLESSYAYTIGNVPGHSDEKIRLSGPNDSTNWGDGVSLHGTPSRRNSLTPVDFDLQVGSIESIPDFPEPQSICSVNVEILNSGLYPLSGVLSIQVDTVLEGSFFTIHDSETGTIQQAETLLVQSRFIMPLSGLAIVMAALDQEDDNEANNFLLSTVSSEFVANGLLFSELQVSPLPGRAEWIELVAAGPIAISTRGMSIGDGAAFADVDERIALPEWILESGSFAIVSNDSSIFLENIPVDVSVLVTSDGNLTLNNTGDSLALFSPSGSVSERVDYRQSWLSSTSGVSIERISTAVDANLASNWSNCVDAAGSTPGRENSQSLQVGESGTTFSIAPIIFTPNGDGIDDVVLFRYETDPFTSECEARIFDARGREINRVKLQNNGSELTAIWDGRRENGETANTGRYIVLLEASDGKGGTRRERLTGILARPR; this is translated from the coding sequence TTGAGCACTTTGAGAATGCTTATCGTTAATTTCGCCTTCATATTTTTAACGGCAGCTCCGCCCGTTGCACTGTGCGGCCTGACAATTTCCGAAGTGATGTTTGATCCGCAAGGTGACGAATCTACTGACGAGTTCATAGAACTCTATAATGACAGCGCGCTTCCCGTAGACTTACGAGGATGGACAATCTCCGACGGCAGCGGGACTGACACACTTGCGGATGTCGGGCACGGATTATTCGCAGGTCCTCGACAATTCGTCCTGGTTATAGACCCTGACTACATTACAGAAGGTAGCTTAACGTACGACGATTTAATCGATGAGTCTGCACTTGTCGTTTCATTAAGCGGATCAACATTTGGAAACAGAGGACTGTCAAACAGCAGTTCAGAAACGCTATCTTTGTATACGAATCTGGGCGTTCTCGAATCTTCGTACGCATACACAATTGGAAATGTACCTGGTCACTCCGATGAGAAGATTCGGTTATCGGGTCCCAATGACTCTACTAACTGGGGCGATGGTGTTTCTCTTCACGGTACGCCAAGCAGGCGTAATAGTTTAACACCAGTGGATTTTGACTTGCAAGTGGGTTCGATCGAATCGATACCTGATTTTCCTGAGCCGCAATCTATATGCAGTGTTAATGTAGAGATCTTGAACTCAGGTCTATACCCGCTTTCAGGTGTTCTTTCGATACAAGTCGACACAGTACTGGAAGGCAGCTTTTTCACAATTCACGATTCCGAAACCGGAACAATTCAGCAGGCGGAAACCCTGTTAGTCCAAAGCAGGTTTATCATGCCTCTGTCAGGTCTGGCAATTGTCATGGCAGCTTTAGACCAGGAGGACGACAACGAAGCCAACAACTTTCTACTATCGACCGTGTCAAGCGAGTTCGTTGCGAATGGACTTTTATTCAGCGAACTTCAGGTATCACCTTTACCCGGACGTGCGGAGTGGATTGAGCTCGTTGCAGCAGGTCCAATTGCTATTTCTACACGCGGTATGTCAATTGGAGACGGAGCTGCCTTTGCCGACGTGGACGAACGCATTGCCTTGCCTGAGTGGATCTTGGAATCGGGAAGTTTCGCAATAGTTAGCAACGACAGTTCTATTTTTCTGGAAAATATCCCGGTTGACGTTTCAGTTTTGGTAACCTCCGACGGAAACTTGACTCTTAACAACACGGGCGACTCGCTTGCGCTTTTTTCTCCATCTGGCAGTGTATCCGAAAGAGTAGACTATCGACAGAGTTGGCTTAGCAGTACATCCGGTGTGTCAATTGAGCGAATCTCAACAGCAGTCGACGCGAACTTGGCGTCAAACTGGTCGAATTGTGTTGACGCTGCTGGCTCGACTCCTGGAAGAGAGAATTCACAGAGCTTACAAGTTGGCGAAAGCGGAACGACTTTTTCGATCGCACCTATTATTTTTACACCAAATGGGGACGGAATCGACGATGTTGTACTGTTTCGGTACGAGACTGATCCATTCACGTCAGAATGTGAGGCACGGATTTTCGACGCGCGAGGACGGGAAATCAACCGGGTCAAGTTACAGAACAATGGGTCGGAACTCACAGCTATTTGGGATGGCCGACGTGAGAACGGTGAAACAGCGAATACTGGGCGGTACATAGTGCTTCTTGAGGCGAGCGACGGAAAAGGAGGCACACGCCGCGAACGCCTTACTGGAATTCTTGCTAGACCAAGATGA
- a CDS encoding YraN family protein, which yields MLRGKGYKILHRNWRCRVGELDIIATFKGELVIVEVKSAGKESEFKPEFRVGFNKQKRIKRLTGMYMRSEHIDLPVRYDIVSVVWTKERIQVEHFENAYR from the coding sequence ATGCTTCGTGGCAAAGGCTACAAAATACTGCATAGAAACTGGCGTTGTCGTGTCGGTGAATTGGATATTATCGCCACTTTCAAGGGCGAACTGGTAATTGTCGAAGTAAAATCAGCAGGAAAGGAATCAGAGTTTAAGCCTGAGTTTCGCGTTGGATTCAATAAGCAAAAGAGAATCAAGCGGCTTACCGGTATGTACATGCGATCTGAGCACATCGACCTTCCCGTTCGATATGATATTGTGTCCGTCGTGTGGACAAAGGAAAGGATTCAAGTTGAGCACTTTGAGAATGCTTATCGTTAA
- a CDS encoding ABC-F family ATP-binding cassette domain-containing protein — MRLIQLQGVGVFFPGRTLFADIDWAIFRKQRVGLVGVNGAGKSTLLRIIANEYTPSTGRVQITRDTSAAYLPQSGVAFKDRTLFNEAWLGMPDIPQLQLSLNECRQRLSECPEDHDLLEQVGVLEHRFHMLEGYRADSKVASVLTGLGFRECDFGRRTEEFSGGWQMRIALAKILLQDPDILLLDEPTNHLDLETVIWLETYLRSFEGAVVLVSHDRAFLDGMVTEIAELQAGKLTVYQGNYTEYEAGRLEREEQISKEQDKIDSERKHLEKFVERFRYKASKATQAQSRLKRLEKLEDIEGLSKSKRISFRFPEATRSGNRVLELKNVCKSYGDLRVFVDVSLSVRRGERIALVGNNGTGKSTLCRLIAELESPTSGEIRLGHNVSVEFFAQEAESRLNRDSTVLEEAEADNRTLTQPELRGLLGAFLFQGDDVYKRVGVLSGGEKSRLALAKLLLRPANFIILDEPTNHLDMASQDVLLDALSNYGGTLIVVSHDRHFLDKLVDRVVELEDGAAKDWPGTFSEFMARKGHLTDASSVQQYEGKEQTQHLEITANARAKDIRRAEAEIRNRYSAKINAVREICRSSESRIIELESRQKCIEEMLSDKSFYEAPSSSGSVLAEYKSLREELQMQFERWQEAEQELAALEDYKNQELKNVRGTCET; from the coding sequence ATGAGACTCATACAGCTTCAAGGCGTCGGTGTATTTTTCCCCGGCAGAACGCTTTTCGCAGATATTGACTGGGCGATTTTCCGCAAGCAGCGTGTCGGCTTGGTAGGCGTGAACGGTGCAGGAAAGAGCACATTGCTGCGAATCATAGCTAACGAGTATACTCCTTCAACAGGGAGAGTTCAGATCACACGTGACACGTCTGCCGCGTACCTTCCGCAAAGCGGAGTCGCATTCAAGGACAGAACGTTGTTTAACGAGGCTTGGCTTGGAATGCCGGATATCCCACAACTGCAATTGAGCTTGAATGAGTGCCGACAAAGACTATCAGAGTGTCCTGAAGACCATGATTTACTTGAACAAGTGGGGGTGTTGGAGCATCGATTTCACATGCTCGAAGGGTATCGTGCCGATTCCAAAGTTGCGTCGGTATTAACTGGACTTGGGTTTAGGGAATGTGATTTCGGCCGAAGAACTGAAGAATTCTCAGGTGGTTGGCAAATGCGAATCGCGCTTGCCAAGATTCTTCTTCAGGATCCTGATATCCTATTGCTTGACGAACCGACGAACCACCTAGATCTCGAAACTGTTATATGGCTCGAAACGTATTTGCGAAGTTTTGAGGGTGCCGTTGTCCTGGTTAGTCATGATCGCGCTTTTCTTGACGGAATGGTTACCGAGATTGCAGAGCTTCAAGCCGGCAAACTGACCGTTTACCAAGGGAATTACACCGAGTATGAAGCGGGGCGCTTGGAGCGTGAAGAGCAGATTTCAAAGGAGCAGGATAAGATTGACTCCGAGCGCAAGCACCTAGAGAAATTTGTTGAGAGATTCAGGTACAAGGCGAGCAAGGCTACGCAGGCACAAAGCAGACTAAAGCGACTGGAAAAACTGGAAGACATTGAAGGGCTTTCCAAGTCAAAGAGAATCAGCTTCAGGTTTCCCGAAGCAACACGTTCAGGGAACCGGGTACTTGAGTTAAAGAATGTCTGTAAATCGTACGGCGACTTGCGTGTCTTTGTAGACGTCTCGTTAAGCGTGCGACGTGGAGAGCGGATTGCTCTCGTAGGCAATAATGGCACGGGAAAGTCAACTCTTTGTCGTCTAATCGCCGAGTTGGAATCGCCTACAAGCGGGGAAATACGTCTTGGCCACAATGTTTCTGTCGAGTTTTTTGCGCAGGAGGCGGAGTCTCGGCTCAATCGCGATTCCACAGTACTAGAGGAAGCCGAGGCAGACAACAGGACATTAACACAGCCGGAGCTGCGGGGCTTACTTGGGGCCTTCTTGTTTCAAGGCGATGACGTTTACAAGCGTGTGGGAGTCCTTTCCGGCGGCGAAAAGTCGCGGCTCGCTCTTGCTAAGCTTTTGCTTCGTCCTGCGAACTTCATAATACTCGATGAACCAACAAATCATCTTGACATGGCGTCTCAAGACGTGCTTCTCGATGCGCTTTCAAACTACGGTGGAACGCTTATCGTTGTCAGTCACGATCGTCACTTCTTGGACAAACTGGTGGATCGCGTAGTGGAACTTGAGGACGGTGCTGCAAAGGACTGGCCAGGCACCTTCAGTGAATTCATGGCAAGAAAAGGTCATTTAACGGATGCGAGCAGTGTTCAGCAGTATGAAGGCAAGGAGCAGACGCAGCACCTCGAGATCACGGCCAATGCACGGGCAAAGGACATAAGGCGAGCAGAGGCTGAGATTCGCAACAGATATTCAGCAAAGATAAATGCTGTCAGAGAAATCTGCCGCAGTTCGGAATCCAGAATAATTGAGCTGGAATCTCGTCAGAAGTGCATTGAAGAAATGCTTAGTGACAAGTCGTTTTATGAAGCACCCTCTTCCTCGGGAAGTGTGTTAGCCGAGTATAAGTCTTTGAGGGAAGAGCTCCAGATGCAGTTCGAGCGCTGGCAGGAGGCAGAGCAAGAGCTTGCTGCGCTCGAAGATTATAAAAATCAAGAGCTTAAAAATGTGCGTGGGACTTGTGAGACTTGA